A region of Triplophysa dalaica isolate WHDGS20190420 chromosome 18, ASM1584641v1, whole genome shotgun sequence DNA encodes the following proteins:
- the gpx8 gene encoding probable glutathione peroxidase 8, producing MEALGGYPTKSSAFRAKLFKVLLSVALCMGSLYLIQNKLSKSRKPKDFYSYEVKDARGRTMSLEKYRGKVSLVVNVASGSELTEQNYGSLQELHRELGTSHFNVLAFPCSQYGDTETGTSRDIEAFARSNYGVTFPIFSKIKIMGSEAEPAFKFITDSVQRIPKWNFWKFLVNPEGQVVHFWKPEEPIEEIRKEAIVLVRNIILKKRQEL from the exons ATGGAGGCGCTGGGGGGATACCCCACCAAATCCTCTGCCTTTAGAGCTAAACTCTTCAAAGTATTGCTAAGTGTAGCGTTGTGCATGGGCTCGCTGTATTTAATCCAAAATAAACTCTCTAAGTCTCGCAAACCGAAAGATTTCTACTCGTATGAAGTGAAGGACGCGAGAGGAAGGACCATGTCACTGGAAAAGTATCGGGGGAAA GTCTCACTGGTTGTAAACGTGGCGAGTGGCAGTGAGTTAACGGAGCAGAATTATGGATCTCTGCAAGAGCTTCACCGAGAGCTCGGCACGTCCCATTTCAACGTGCTCGCTTTTCCGTGCTCGCAATACGGCGACACCGAGACAGGTACGAGTCGAGACATCGAGGCATTCGCCAGATCAAACTATGGTGTGACGTTCCCAATATTCAGCAAGATCAAAATCATGGGGTCGGAGGCGGAGCCTGCCTTTAAATTCATTACAG ATTCAGTACAGAGAATACCAAAATGGAACTTCTGGAAGTTTCTTGTGAATCCCGAGGGTCAGGTGGTTCATTTCTGGAAGCCTGAGGAGCCCATCGAGGAGATTCGTAAGGAAGCCATAGTGCTCGTGCGGAACATCATACTGAAGAAAAGACAGGAACTATGA
- the anapc5 gene encoding anaphase-promoting complex subunit 5, with protein sequence MASVHESLYFNPMMTNGVVHANIFGIKDWVTPYKIAVLYLLYEMSTTKPMALLDRRRLNKLILPLQQGPDLPLEQFLKIVEECCARMANVVKLRMSSMAEGELQDMEHFFTILPNAFTDSEAFKTSVVGLFMRQMLLAYNKLSFSQVYKLYKSLQQYCHSSRQPELSAPPGEDMELTSNEDPSADHIDKVELDKVSLHHSELCSDETRGPLSQKQAEYFLARQAYLLKNDENKAMSPAKLQDELNNILKFNPDFAEAHYLSYLNSMRVQDIYISTHSLLHYFDRLILSGGEGKSNGDEGYGRSLRYAVLNLATLHCRFGHYQQADLALQEAIRIAQEANDHVCLQHCLSWLYTLEQMKGSDSVVLTEDSVKIAAHFCLPYLASLGIQSLVQQGAKQGMLANKLLDALRGTDIMHWKQSLSELIEISLAQTTSIWRMYGKSTMALQQAQLLLNMNSLEPVNFSVQQNNTEAFAVALCHLAELHAEQGLYAVVIDIMTHLKQQYPPHTQHAKLWMLCDLKIQFEKAMNDGKYHMAEPLVTAISALNSTEGLYRKAQLMKALNQTSEASKILQHLQQRCEKSKNIEMTIRVMLASAELHWDSSGFATALPLLLQALALSRQHNLQSLASETVLHLAFTQLMLGIPEQALVLVQDVLESVLAHGALIDKGRALLLTARCQMALAGTTAETNRLSAVELAVHTLDEAVVYFSRLDCKERMRDVFYLQARLYHSLGDFSQRNKCAMLFRLLDQELPLSGMTVVNRL encoded by the exons ATGGCAAGCGTGCACGAAAGTTTGTATTTCAACCCCATGATGACAAATGGAGTGGTTCACGCAAACATATTCGGAATTAAAGATTGGGTCACTCCATATAAGATTGCCGTGTTGTATTTACTCTACGAGATGTCCACAACTAAACCAATGGCACTGCTAGACAGAAGACGCCTTAACAAACTCATCCTGCCTTTACAACAG GGTCCAGATCTGCCCCTAGAACAGTTCCTTAAAATAGTGGAGGAGTGCTGTGCTCGCATGGCCAATGTTGTGAAGCTCAG GATGTCTTCAATGGCTGAAGGAGAGCTGCAAGACATGGAGCATTTCTTTACTATTCTACCAAATGCTTTCACTGATTCAGAGGCATTCAAAACCAGCGTTGTAG GTCTGTTCATGCGTCAGATGCTGCTGGCCtataataaactgtctttcagTCAGGTGTATAAACTGTATAAATCCCTGCAACAGTACTGCCATAGCAGCAGGCAACCTGAGCTGTCTGCTCCCCCCGGTGAAGACATGGAGCTGACAAGCAACGAAGACCCAAGTGCTGACCATATAGACAAAGTTGAGCTGGACAAAGTATCTCTACATCACTCTGAGCTGTG TTCTGATGAGACACGAGGTCCTTTATCTCAGAAACAGGCGGAATACTTCCTAGCTCGACAG GCATATCTGCTGAAGAACGATGAGAACAAGGCCATGTCGCCAGCTAAACTACAGGATGAGCTTAACAACATCCTCAAGTTCAATCCTGACTTTGCGGAGGCG CATTACCTCAGCTATCTGAACAGCATGCGAGTGCAGGATATTTACATCTCCACTCACAGTCTCCTCCACTATTTCGACCGCCTCATTCTCTCTGGTGGAGAAGGAAAGAGCAACGGAGATGAAGGCTATGGGCGCAGTTTGCGTTATGCTGTACTGAATCTGGCAACCCTGCACTGTCGCTTTGGACATTA TCAACAGGCAGATCTGGCTCTGCAGGAAGCTATTCGCATTGCACAGGAAGCAAACGACCACGTGTGTCTTCAGCACTGTCTG agtTGGTTGTACACACTCGAACAGATGAAAGGATCTGATAGTGTTGTACTGACTGAAGACTCTGTGAAAATTGCTGCCCACTTTTGTCTCCCG tatttagCATCTTTGGGCATTCAGTCCCTGGTGCAGCAGGGAGCAAAACAGGGCATGCTTGCCAACAAGCTACTGGACGCCCTACGGGGGACAGATATCATGCATTGGAAGCAAAGCCTCTCTGAGCTGATAGAAATAAGCCTGGCCCAGACCACTTCAATTTGGAGGATGTATGGCAAaag CACTATGGCACTGCAGCAGGCTCAGCTCCTGTTGAACATGAACAGTCTGGAGCCGGTCAACTTCAGTGTGCAGCAGAACAACACAGAAGCCTTCGCCGTCGCCCTCTGCCACCTGGCAGAGCTCCACGCTGAGCAG GGCCTGTATGCTGTCGTGATTGACATCATGACACACCTGAAGCAGCAGTATCCGCCTCATACTCAACACGCAAAG CTCTGGATGCTCTGCGATCTGAAAATTCAGTTCGAGAAAGCTATGAATGATGGAAAATACCACATGGCTGAACCTCTCGTCACAGCTATCTCTGCTTTAAACAGCACAGAGGGATTGTACAG GAAAGCCCAGTTAATGAAAGCATTGAATCAGACATCTGAGGCCTCAAAGATTCTACAGCATCTGCAGCAGCGGTGCGAGAAGAGTAAGAACATAGAGATGACCATCAG GGTGATGCTGGCCTCTGCCGAACTCCACTGGGACTCGTCGGGTTTCGCGACAGCTCTGCCTTTACTTCTACAGGCTCTCGCTTTGTCCCGCCAGCACAACCTCCAGAGTTTGGCCTCAGAGACAGTCTTACATCTGGCATTTACACAG CTTATGTTAGGGATCCCTGAGCAGGCACTTGTACTGGTGCAGGATGTGCTGGAGTCGGTCTTAGCACATGGGGCTCTGATAGACAAGGGCAGAGCTTTGCTGCTGACTGCTAGATGTCAGATGGCCCTGGCAGGGACTACTGCAGAGACAAACAGACTGTCAG CTGTGGAACTAGCCGTGCACACATTGGATGAGGCAGTGGTGTATTTCTCCCGCCTTGACTGTAAAGAGCGCATGAGAGATGTGTTCTACTTACAGGCACGCTTGTATCACAGTCTGGGCGATTTCTCCCAACGCAACAAATGTGCCATGCTGTTCCGCCTTCTCGATCAGGAGCTCCCGTTGTCTGGAATGACTGTTGTCAATCGGCTTTAG
- the rnf34a gene encoding E3 ubiquitin-protein ligase RNF34a isoform X3, translating into MMQAGASSMWASCCGLLNEVMGTGAVRGQQPGFGAGAGPFRFAPTAGYSTYPPTNSSSTSLLCQACGQAFSVFRRRHICCDCKKSFCSLCSVLRENLRRCTTCHLLKGTAFRRPQLMRLRVKDLRQYLTLRNINTDTCREKEDLVDLVLCHQGAESEDDPDTPFLQSRPLYSPPPSIEEPTSPLSVHSPTHREPISRSNSLQSTNQDIEDSTSVSLLNLDQTEHTPEVSPQTRRRARASLSDLACLDDVEQLTIRQLKEILVRNFVSFSGCCEKWELVERVRRLYRENEKNRKSMENVSIPITADGCKPQLSSDDNLCRICMDAVIDCVLLECGHMVTCTKCGKRMSECPICRQYVIRAVHVFKS; encoded by the exons ATGATGCAG GCGGGGGCCTCGTCTATGTGGGCATCATGTTGTGGTCTGCTGAATGAGGTGATGGGGACCGGGGCAGTGAGAGGGCAACAGCCAGGTTTTGGAGCGGGTGCAGGGCCATTTCGTTTTGCTCCAACTGCGGGATACTCCACGTACCCCCCAACTAACTCGAGCAGCACAAGTTTGCTCTGTCAGGCCTGTGGGCAAGCCTTCTCTGTTTTTAGAAGGCGG CACATCTGTTGTGACTGTAAGAAGAGTTTCTGTTCGCTGTGCTCCGTACTTCGGGAAAACTTGCGCAGGTGTACAACGTGTCATCTGCTGAAGGGCACCGCATTTCGACGCCCTCAACTTATGCGGCTGCGTGTTAAAGATTTGCGGCAGTACCTTACGCTACGCAACATTAACACTGATACCTGCAG GGAGAAGGAGGACCTCGTTGACTTGGTGCTTTGTCACCAAGGTGCAGAGAGCGAGGATGATCCAGACACGCCCTTCCTGCAGTCACGCCCCCTTTATAGCCCGCCCCCCTCCATTGAAGAGCCCACTTCTCCTCTCTCAGTACATTCCCCAACTCACAGAGAACCAATCAGCAGGAGCAACAGTTTACAGTCCACCAATCAG GATATTGAAGATTCAACTTCAGTGTCACTCCTAAACCTTGACCAGACAGAACACACACCAGAG GTGAGTCCTCAGACGCGGCGACGGGCCCGGGCCTCTCTGTCAGACCTGGCCTGTCTCGATGATGTGGAGCAGTTGACCATACGGCAGCTAAAGGAGATCCTGGTCAGGAACTTTGTGAGCTTCTCTGGCTGCTGTGAAAAGTGGGAACTGGTGGAGCGCGTCAGAAGGCTTTACCGGGAAAACGAGAAGAATCGCAAATCTA TGGAGAATGTGAGCATTCCCATCACTGCAG ATGGTTGCAAGCCCCAGTTATCCAGCGATGACAACCTTTGTCGTATATGTATGGATGCCGTCATTGACTGTGTTTTGCTGGAGTGCGGTCACATGGTCACCTGCACCAAATGTGGAAAACGCATGAGTGAATGTCCTATATGCAGACAGTACGTCATAAGGGCCGTGCACGTTTTCAAGTCCTAA
- the rnf34a gene encoding E3 ubiquitin-protein ligase RNF34a isoform X4 codes for MMQAGASSMWASCCGLLNEVMGTGAVRGQQPGFGAGAGPFRFAPTAGYSTYPPTNSSSTSLLCQACGQAFSVFRRRHICCDCKKSFCSLCSVLRENLRRCTTCHLLKGTAFRRPQLMRLRVKDLRQYLTLRNINTDTCREKEDLVDLVLCHQGAESEDDPDTPFLQSRPLYSPPPSIEEPTSPLSVHSPTHREPISRSNSLQSTNQDIEDSTSVSLLNLDQTEHTPEVSPQTRRRARASLSDLACLDDVEQLTIRQLKEILVRNFVSFSGCCEKWELVERVRRLYRENEKNRKSNGCKPQLSSDDNLCRICMDAVIDCVLLECGHMVTCTKCGKRMSECPICRQYVIRAVHVFKS; via the exons ATGATGCAG GCGGGGGCCTCGTCTATGTGGGCATCATGTTGTGGTCTGCTGAATGAGGTGATGGGGACCGGGGCAGTGAGAGGGCAACAGCCAGGTTTTGGAGCGGGTGCAGGGCCATTTCGTTTTGCTCCAACTGCGGGATACTCCACGTACCCCCCAACTAACTCGAGCAGCACAAGTTTGCTCTGTCAGGCCTGTGGGCAAGCCTTCTCTGTTTTTAGAAGGCGG CACATCTGTTGTGACTGTAAGAAGAGTTTCTGTTCGCTGTGCTCCGTACTTCGGGAAAACTTGCGCAGGTGTACAACGTGTCATCTGCTGAAGGGCACCGCATTTCGACGCCCTCAACTTATGCGGCTGCGTGTTAAAGATTTGCGGCAGTACCTTACGCTACGCAACATTAACACTGATACCTGCAG GGAGAAGGAGGACCTCGTTGACTTGGTGCTTTGTCACCAAGGTGCAGAGAGCGAGGATGATCCAGACACGCCCTTCCTGCAGTCACGCCCCCTTTATAGCCCGCCCCCCTCCATTGAAGAGCCCACTTCTCCTCTCTCAGTACATTCCCCAACTCACAGAGAACCAATCAGCAGGAGCAACAGTTTACAGTCCACCAATCAG GATATTGAAGATTCAACTTCAGTGTCACTCCTAAACCTTGACCAGACAGAACACACACCAGAG GTGAGTCCTCAGACGCGGCGACGGGCCCGGGCCTCTCTGTCAGACCTGGCCTGTCTCGATGATGTGGAGCAGTTGACCATACGGCAGCTAAAGGAGATCCTGGTCAGGAACTTTGTGAGCTTCTCTGGCTGCTGTGAAAAGTGGGAACTGGTGGAGCGCGTCAGAAGGCTTTACCGGGAAAACGAGAAGAATCGCAAATCTA ATGGTTGCAAGCCCCAGTTATCCAGCGATGACAACCTTTGTCGTATATGTATGGATGCCGTCATTGACTGTGTTTTGCTGGAGTGCGGTCACATGGTCACCTGCACCAAATGTGGAAAACGCATGAGTGAATGTCCTATATGCAGACAGTACGTCATAAGGGCCGTGCACGTTTTCAAGTCCTAA
- the rnf34a gene encoding E3 ubiquitin-protein ligase RNF34a isoform X1: MMQAGASSMWASCCGLLNEVMGTGAVRGQQPGFGAGAGPFRFAPTAGYSTYPPTNSSSTSLLCQACGQAFSVFRRRHICCDCKKSFCSLCSVLRENLRRCTTCHLLKGTAFRRPQLMRLRVKDLRQYLTLRNINTDTCREKEDLVDLVLCHQGAESEDDPDTPFLQSRPLYSPPPSIEEPTSPLSVHSPTHREPISRSNSLQSTNQDIEDSTSVSLLNLDQTEHTPEVSPQTRRRARASLSDLACLDDVEQLTIRQLKEILVRNFVSFSGCCEKWELVERVRRLYRENEKNRKSMENVSIPITAVVAYPQPICNGGNGDGCKPQLSSDDNLCRICMDAVIDCVLLECGHMVTCTKCGKRMSECPICRQYVIRAVHVFKS, encoded by the exons ATGATGCAG GCGGGGGCCTCGTCTATGTGGGCATCATGTTGTGGTCTGCTGAATGAGGTGATGGGGACCGGGGCAGTGAGAGGGCAACAGCCAGGTTTTGGAGCGGGTGCAGGGCCATTTCGTTTTGCTCCAACTGCGGGATACTCCACGTACCCCCCAACTAACTCGAGCAGCACAAGTTTGCTCTGTCAGGCCTGTGGGCAAGCCTTCTCTGTTTTTAGAAGGCGG CACATCTGTTGTGACTGTAAGAAGAGTTTCTGTTCGCTGTGCTCCGTACTTCGGGAAAACTTGCGCAGGTGTACAACGTGTCATCTGCTGAAGGGCACCGCATTTCGACGCCCTCAACTTATGCGGCTGCGTGTTAAAGATTTGCGGCAGTACCTTACGCTACGCAACATTAACACTGATACCTGCAG GGAGAAGGAGGACCTCGTTGACTTGGTGCTTTGTCACCAAGGTGCAGAGAGCGAGGATGATCCAGACACGCCCTTCCTGCAGTCACGCCCCCTTTATAGCCCGCCCCCCTCCATTGAAGAGCCCACTTCTCCTCTCTCAGTACATTCCCCAACTCACAGAGAACCAATCAGCAGGAGCAACAGTTTACAGTCCACCAATCAG GATATTGAAGATTCAACTTCAGTGTCACTCCTAAACCTTGACCAGACAGAACACACACCAGAG GTGAGTCCTCAGACGCGGCGACGGGCCCGGGCCTCTCTGTCAGACCTGGCCTGTCTCGATGATGTGGAGCAGTTGACCATACGGCAGCTAAAGGAGATCCTGGTCAGGAACTTTGTGAGCTTCTCTGGCTGCTGTGAAAAGTGGGAACTGGTGGAGCGCGTCAGAAGGCTTTACCGGGAAAACGAGAAGAATCGCAAATCTA TGGAGAATGTGAGCATTCCCATCACTGCAG TGGTAGCTTATCCCCAACCAATCTGCAATGGCGGAAACGGAG ATGGTTGCAAGCCCCAGTTATCCAGCGATGACAACCTTTGTCGTATATGTATGGATGCCGTCATTGACTGTGTTTTGCTGGAGTGCGGTCACATGGTCACCTGCACCAAATGTGGAAAACGCATGAGTGAATGTCCTATATGCAGACAGTACGTCATAAGGGCCGTGCACGTTTTCAAGTCCTAA
- the rnf34a gene encoding E3 ubiquitin-protein ligase RNF34a isoform X2, translating into MKAGASSMWASCCGLLNEVMGTGAVRGQQPGFGAGAGPFRFAPTAGYSTYPPTNSSSTSLLCQACGQAFSVFRRRHICCDCKKSFCSLCSVLRENLRRCTTCHLLKGTAFRRPQLMRLRVKDLRQYLTLRNINTDTCREKEDLVDLVLCHQGAESEDDPDTPFLQSRPLYSPPPSIEEPTSPLSVHSPTHREPISRSNSLQSTNQDIEDSTSVSLLNLDQTEHTPEVSPQTRRRARASLSDLACLDDVEQLTIRQLKEILVRNFVSFSGCCEKWELVERVRRLYRENEKNRKSMENVSIPITAVVAYPQPICNGGNGDGCKPQLSSDDNLCRICMDAVIDCVLLECGHMVTCTKCGKRMSECPICRQYVIRAVHVFKS; encoded by the exons ATGAAG GCGGGGGCCTCGTCTATGTGGGCATCATGTTGTGGTCTGCTGAATGAGGTGATGGGGACCGGGGCAGTGAGAGGGCAACAGCCAGGTTTTGGAGCGGGTGCAGGGCCATTTCGTTTTGCTCCAACTGCGGGATACTCCACGTACCCCCCAACTAACTCGAGCAGCACAAGTTTGCTCTGTCAGGCCTGTGGGCAAGCCTTCTCTGTTTTTAGAAGGCGG CACATCTGTTGTGACTGTAAGAAGAGTTTCTGTTCGCTGTGCTCCGTACTTCGGGAAAACTTGCGCAGGTGTACAACGTGTCATCTGCTGAAGGGCACCGCATTTCGACGCCCTCAACTTATGCGGCTGCGTGTTAAAGATTTGCGGCAGTACCTTACGCTACGCAACATTAACACTGATACCTGCAG GGAGAAGGAGGACCTCGTTGACTTGGTGCTTTGTCACCAAGGTGCAGAGAGCGAGGATGATCCAGACACGCCCTTCCTGCAGTCACGCCCCCTTTATAGCCCGCCCCCCTCCATTGAAGAGCCCACTTCTCCTCTCTCAGTACATTCCCCAACTCACAGAGAACCAATCAGCAGGAGCAACAGTTTACAGTCCACCAATCAG GATATTGAAGATTCAACTTCAGTGTCACTCCTAAACCTTGACCAGACAGAACACACACCAGAG GTGAGTCCTCAGACGCGGCGACGGGCCCGGGCCTCTCTGTCAGACCTGGCCTGTCTCGATGATGTGGAGCAGTTGACCATACGGCAGCTAAAGGAGATCCTGGTCAGGAACTTTGTGAGCTTCTCTGGCTGCTGTGAAAAGTGGGAACTGGTGGAGCGCGTCAGAAGGCTTTACCGGGAAAACGAGAAGAATCGCAAATCTA TGGAGAATGTGAGCATTCCCATCACTGCAG TGGTAGCTTATCCCCAACCAATCTGCAATGGCGGAAACGGAG ATGGTTGCAAGCCCCAGTTATCCAGCGATGACAACCTTTGTCGTATATGTATGGATGCCGTCATTGACTGTGTTTTGCTGGAGTGCGGTCACATGGTCACCTGCACCAAATGTGGAAAACGCATGAGTGAATGTCCTATATGCAGACAGTACGTCATAAGGGCCGTGCACGTTTTCAAGTCCTAA